In Phragmites australis chromosome 17, lpPhrAust1.1, whole genome shotgun sequence, the following are encoded in one genomic region:
- the LOC133896712 gene encoding uncharacterized protein LOC133896712, which yields MDAGDHDTSIDHDFFLQGLTGDYGPFDTSAAGDDGPDGEPPVGSHPNPGDAAGVPSSGSTTAHTLASSGSKRSRAGTSEVWQDFERIYKEEDGVSVRYAKCYICKNELSAKPSGGTGHLKRHAISCKRKSGAAMKQTVLQYNPDGSVYHWEYDSANARKELCRFIARADLPLNIGSSSRSSDSSSRSSTGTGIPTSGGELTTFIDSDVISHEQENFNILQWWHEHKTNYPVLSLLARDLLTVPVSTVSSEAAFSLTGRIIEERRTNLSSEMVEILTIVKDWEQAEARMQHTAENTELEESFQNLYLDADENV from the exons atggatgccggtgatcatgatacatccatagatcatgatttttttctccaaggactcacaggggactacggcccctttgatactagtgctgcaggtgatgatggacccgacggtgaacctccggttggttcacatccaaatccaggtgatgcagcaggagtgccatcgtcaggctctacaactgcgcacacattagcaagcagcgggtctaaaagatcaagagccggtacttccgaagtttggcaagactttgaaaggatctacaaagaggaagatggggtaagtgtcaggtatgctaagtgttatatttgtaaaaatgaattatctgcaaagccctcgggtggaacggggcacttgaagaggcacgccataagttgcaagcgaaagagtggagcagctatgaagcagacggtgttgcagtacaaccccgacggctctgtttatcattgggagtacgactctgctaatgctcgaaaagagctatgtcgcttcattgcaagagcggatctaccactcaatatcg gttcttcatcaagaagttcagactcttcgtcacgatcgtctacgggcaccggaattccaacatccggaggggagctaactaccttcatcgacagtgacgttatcagccacgaacaagaaaacttcaacatactgcaatggtggcatgagcacaagacaaattatccagtcctttcactgttagcgcgagatttgttaacggttcctgtatctacagtttcttctgaggctgccttcagtcttacaggaaggataatcgaagagagaagaacaaatctgtcaagtgagatggttgaaatactcaccatagtaaaggattgggaacaagctgaagcacgaatgcaacacactgcagaaaatactgagcttgaagaatcattccaaaatttgtatctagatgctgatgagaacgtgtaa